The genomic stretch gaagaaaaaagactaaaaaaggaagagagaagggcaggagaggaaggaggaggagCGGCAGCACCATGGGGGACGAGAGAGACTAGAGCTCTCTGGAGAGTTTTGAACTCCATTGGCATCAGACTCATAGAACTCAACTCACATCAAACTTTTCAATGATTTCAAAATGCATCTGCATACCAGGAGGCCtatcagaaaaataaaacttttcacAGACCTCTAATTTTCCTCCACTCCTCTGAGCTTGGGATTCAAGCATATGAACTAATTGGTCCTTTTCGTTGCGAATCCAGACTCGCCTACTGTCACACCATTGCCTAGGAGTTCCATGAACAATAAATCGAATTCCCTCAGCTCTTTGTATGAGGCGGTTGGAGATTCTCTCAATCGCTTCATGGTCGGTTAGATATGCACCAGAAGAATTTAAACCAACATCCAAGTAATGGATCTCAGTGATGCTGTTTAAAAGGCTTTCCTCTGTATTAGGTATGATTTTACTCTCTTCTGAAAAACTGGAATGCTGACCACTTCTCGACTGTTCTTCAGTGCAGGGTGCATTTCCAGTGAGTCTGACATCTGAGAAGCTAAGCTCAGTAACTAGCTGATTAATTACAGTGCCGCCCTTGCTAAATCCAAGGATGAATGTTTTGGGTTGAGAGAGACGTGATGCAGATGCGCTGGCTGGCTGTTGTTCTTCCTGTTTCCTTGAAATTGCTTTCTTTACCTGCCTTGGAAAAAAAGGAAGATGATGGAAACCATTAAATGTTAAGGAATGATTAGGAGTTTTAAAAATGCTTAACAATTATTGAAAAACAGTAAGGGAAATGTTAAACAGACTCAGAACATTCTCCAGAGTAATACAGAGCAAGAATGTGCTGCCCTTCTCAAGTTCAGTGGAATAATTAAAGAAATCATTCACACTTCTTGTGAATGCTCAACACCAAATTCAATAAGAAAATACTTTCAGCAAAGAAACCTCTTGCATTATTTTGCCATTCTCATAAAAATCAGACACGTTCTATCCTTTTAAAAGTATACCTGCTGGCTTCTTTACATAATATCTTTATGTTATTATGTCCTTTCCTAAACGTATATGACACAAGAATCACAAAAAATCTAATTGTTAAAACAGATtgacattttcttctttctacaGATACCCAATATACATTCTTGAGCTGTAAAAGAGACTCCAATGCAGCATTCATTCATTTATCAATAATGCTTCATTTGGTGCATAGGAGAAAGTACTTGGAAATGTTTTGAAGgccttaattatttcttttgtgTCAACCTAGATTTTCAAGGTAAAATCCTTATTTAATATCAGCCAGCAACAATCTACAAAACAGGCTAAACATAACTTCAAGATATAAAATATGTTTGCAATGATATAGGCcaaatttatcatttctctgCTGAACTTCAAGATTGAGTGTATGCATACAGAAATGGTTATCAAACATAATTATTGACAAAAAGCATGACAATGTTATGCTCGACACTTTCCATAAATAATGTGAAACAACGTGatctttcaaaacaaaatagaaaataaaagccATGACAGGACAAATTTGCTACCAAACATACCTCTTTAAGGCAATTTGACAAAAGTGTGACAGTCGACCTAGAAGCTGGGAATCCAAGTGGGCTATATGATTTTGGCTCTCCCCGTTGATTCACAGATGGAATAAAATCTTCATAGACAGCAAAAGGCCCATTAAAAACAGAAGCCTCAATGACCCATGCGTTGATAGAACCTCCAAATTTTTGAACCAGAATTCCAGCTATTTTCTGTAGATCCGACAGCCTCTCAATCACTGGATTCCCAGTCCCTTCAACACGATCTCCATTGAAAAAGACTGCATTTGCAGAAGGCACCTGCCTCCAACACAAAgtgaaaataagaataattgtAAAAGAGTGATTCAGAATATAGGGTTTAAGAACAAGATAAGATGGTCTTTCTGAAGAAAGATTGATATGTTCATAAACATGAGAAAGAGAGTCTTTGTAGCAATTTAATAGTCACTTCCCATTGCTTGGAGGAAGGAGGAGCCTTGGATACAAAACTAAATATATCAGGTGAATTTAATTGAAGAGAGACATACAAGGCTTCCATAATTTTCTCCGAGTAATGAACAGCAAACAATGTGCACTAGTGCTTTACAGGAGTTGAGTGAACAGAACTTACGGCTAAGGTTCTGGAACTGCGTGAAAGGCACAGAGATGCTGCAACTCTATAATACTTGCTGCTGTCAGAGCACAATGGAACCTTTAAAACTCCACACCATCGATCCATGAATTTATGAACTCTGGGAATATTGAGAAGGACCAAACTTTATAAACAAGAATTGCTAAAGATTCTCCTCCAAAACATAGGAAATTAATTTAAGAACTTCCTGGCCTATATGCAGTAAGCATCAAAGGAATGACACATTAACAATGGAAAGGATTttatgcataaaataaacagaGAACTAAATGTTAGGGTGAACACTAATTAGTAACACAACAACATTTTTGACCCCTCTTTGTATGAACTAAATAGGCAATAATGATTCAATGCACCAAATCACAACCTGAAaatataacaataataataaatatcaagAAAAGCACAAAGCAAGACACCAAATAGTTTACATGGAAAACCTCCAATGAGCAGGGAAAAACCATGAGACTTAGTCCAATCAAACCCTCCGCTATTTGAAATAATGGGTTCATGCCAATCATCTGTAGAACAATTTCCAGAGACTACCAAAGCATCAAGAACATATCATTCTTGGCTTGCTACAACCATCCGTCCATCCTGAGATGGTCTTAACAACAACTAGAAAGTATCTCACCAAGGGTGTgttagcaaccaaacaaacagaGAAGGATTTCAACAATCTACAACAGCCAAAATGAAGCTAGATGGGGACAACATACTGAAATTTTAGCAAAACCTCACAACAAATTGCTCCTCGATCACCAACTGAAGTCACCAAAAATGGTTGCCTCATCCCGCGTgaatcatttactttttttttttctttctttttttaaagttggCTGGGATTGTCACCTTATGTAGCAGGGACAGCTCAACACTATATATCTATGCTGTCTAATTAGATAGTTATACACAACTGAATGTAGCTCAATTGGAGTCCCATATTTGATCAGGAAATTGTCCAAAGCTGGATAGTTTATTATCatgtcagttatatatatattttttattttcttcactttAATAGGCTTTAGGTTTAATTTTCGTAATTTGGACATTTTTAAACGTGTGAGCATTATGAATTTTCAGCTGACAAATTTCTACTTCAATCAAGGGCTTTTCTCTACAAGGTGCTAAGAATGTGAACCATCAAAGGATGAGTAACGAAGCCCATACCTTTAGCATAAAGAATCCTGTTGATGGCAATCCATCTCAAATATTAAagactttctttttctttaattttctttttttctcattgcacaaaagaggagaaaaacagaaagagagacaccaatatatatatatatatatattggcattCACGTCATGCCATTTCATATTCAGCCATCACACTCAAATTAGAATTTTGATCTTGCAGACACCATCCAGCATACAATAAATAATACTCTTTCCTCCCAACAGGATTGTTTCTATCTAAATCCTCGTTTTGAGCAACATATACATACACATTAGTTAATCCAgtcaatctttcaatttttgtttttggaaaaatacACTTTCCTCCCCTAAAGTACCACCCCTTTGGCACTTAAACCATCGGACTTTAAAATGTGACAATTATCCACTTCAATTATCACTCGGTTACAAATCACACCATTTGCTAACATTTGGTGTTAAAATGGACGAAACATTCCTCAAGCATGCCACacgtgactttttttttttttttttaattccccAAATGTccctaaaaattattaaaaaaaaaattgaaggggtggccgaaccgcTCTTCAGTCATGAGGGGGGAGGTTCGACCACgtaccccttcaatttttttaggtGCATTTTCGAAAGTTCAAGTTAAAAAATTCACATGTGGCACAATTGCAACATTTTTCGTCTCCTTTAACACCAAATGCTAATAAAGGGTGTAACTTGTAATGGGGTGGTAGTTGAAAAGGATCAAGTACGCATTTTAAAGTTTGATGGTCTAGCCAGAGGGTTGGTAATTTGGGagtgaaaagtgtttttttttttttcaactaaatcACACCCCCACAACCCCACTCCATCCTGAGAATTACCCTTTGAGGATTTCATTTGGCTTCTCTTTTAGTAGGTTTTTTTTTGCTGTAGTTAACACTGAAGGAGTTTGGAATAGCTAACCTCTGAACTCCAGCTGAGGTTTTACATTACCTACTCGGTATTACTAGgctattgttttttcttttttccccaaaaaGGTAGAAGAGGGTAATGCCACTCTCTCTCCAAGGCCTCAGGAGTCAGGAAGATAACTTGAGAAGGCTAACACTGCTGAACCCATATATCTAAGTACCGCTCTACGCCTCTACCATAACATGAATGTAGCACTAGCAGAATTCAAACCAACCTTAAGCAAAGAAAACGAAGACATTTACCACCCACCCACCcattccttttctcttttcgtTTTGTTATCTAACCCAAAAAGGGTATGAAGTGGGATGGTCTTATAAAATGTACAAAAGACCATTGATATCTAAACATCTTTGATGGCAATCTAAAAGAGCTATGAACGCAGGAAGTAGCAAAGCAAAAGGGGGACCTAGACCAGTCCTCACCAACCCAGCTAGCTTAACacacattaaattaaaattcatggGGGCATGATCACAAAGTacaaacccaacacaaaccTCCTCATCTGGCTGCGCATTTTCACAAACAATCCATGTGCATTATGTGAACAATACTGATGCagtcaagagagagagagagagattacatAAGCAGTATGCTAATTCAAAGGGAATGAAACGGTGCGCGCACCAGATACACGCAGTGCCGCTGCCGCAGTAAAGATTCTACAAGCTTCGTGAGCGAGAAAAGAGCGCCTAGAGTTCGATAAGATTTTGGATGCTCTCGTAAAAGCCGTTCATCATGTAGTTGTTGGGCTTTTGGAGCCAATCAAACCCGTTCGCTGAGCCTTTACCAAAACCCAACCCATTTTCTCTGTTGAAACACCCCCacactcttttttctttttttttcttttctttttttttcaattttaatgcTTATTGAAGTTAAAGGGGCCGAATTATTGAAGTAAAATTTACTTTTCCTCATATTTTCCATTTTCCcattttattgttaaaaaagaaaaagaaaaatcttataaTTGTTTATATGTCATAATAAAGGATAATTTATACATAATGACAAGCCAAAACATCTTATGTATGGAAAGCATATAGTTGATCAGGAAAGGGCCTTATATTTACCATTATTTCCATGACATTGAACATTTGCATCGAATTATAAAATGGACTAGCTTAGTGATGGCTAAGTTGAAATCTTGTTGCCAAAAGGTCTTGAATTCATCTTTCTCATCATGCTACATTCCATTAGTTTCATCATAAAGATAAGTAAATCATGGTAATGTTGTATGTATTGATTTACTCTCTAAATTTACTAATATGGGTTAGTAAATTAGATAAGGTTTAGTGTGATTTACAGCATGAGTATTAATTGTAAGTacgtaattattattttgtaggttTACTCCCCACacttttattttcaatttgcaTCACACTTTTTACCTCAAGTGCTTCTTCTGCAAGAAAATGAGACATTCTAAGAAGATCGgcctaaaatataaaatatggcTTGAGAAGAAAGGTATGTTTCTTTCTTTAGTTTGTTATGAACCAAATTTGGTAAATGTAGCTCATAACACGTGGTGGATTGACTCTGGTTGTAATAcccccaaaattaattaatttatgtaatTAACTTAGATTGCTACTCGTAATTCTTTTATACTAATTAGCTGGTAATTAGTTAGATTTACTACCTCAAATACTAACTTATCAAAGTAATAATATAGcggaaaacaaaataaaaatgatctgAGCCGAATGTAAAGATTCCAACAATATCAACAATCACATAGTCATTTAAACAAAACACTTTTGACCTTATCCAAATAGGGTTACGTCAGTCTTAACTTCTTCTATCTTAGATTTAAGAAACAGtcttaaaaaaagaagcaacattagaagaagatgaaagaaagcaaagaaacttGCTTTTGGTGGAATAAAGTCTACTTGCTTTTGGCGGAATAAAGTTTCAGCTTCgatctcattgtatatataggcaaagagttacaattgaaaACAAGTAGGAGGAGAACTAATACAACTAGAACTAGGAGAGCTAATACACCTAGAACTAGGAGAATTTATACAATTAGAAAGCtttaatataaacaaatattaaactACTTCAGTTCGGATGCAAGCAAACTTGATAGAAGAGATTGAATACATTGTATTCTGTAACAAAAACAGAGTCTATGTAGGAGTGCAGTGCGCTCAAGCGCTATAggagatgcgctcgagcgcactcgcgatGGAAAACTAGCTGTTACTCGTCCGCACAAGGGCACTAGAGgatgtgctcgagcgcactcttGCTTGATATGCTTCAACTACTTCATGTTCCTTAACAAAAAGATGCAACAAATTTATCAAATCTCAAACCACATCTATCAAAAGAATGTTTTAGAtcatgcaacattttatcaagcttatCACTGGAGAATTTTTTCAGATAATCTTTGGATTATTTCAATTCATTATCTAGAGATTTCACTTTAGCAATCAACAATATTGCATTCTCAGATTTCAAAGTATGACACACAATATAAGAATCATCCAATTTTTCAAGTTCAATCTCATTGAATTTCTTTAAGGTctttttgttcaacttttttaGTTTGGTGAATTTCTCAAAAAGATTATTATAGGCAGCTTGAAGGTCATCTTCCCCTTCAGACTCATCGTTAGACGAATCATGCTTGTCCAGAGTATTATACTCATCAGACGCTTGAGGACTCTCATAAGAGACAGCAAAAGCCAAGTAGTTGATAATGATAGCCTTTTCAGGGGTATCTACAAGTTATTCCTTGTTAGACTCATGACTTTGAGTGGCATTAAATGCATGGCTTAGGTTTGGACTTCCTCAAATTAGCACACTCAGCCCGAATACTGATGGTACTTGATGCCTTGGAAGTTCTTGTCTTCCTTGGCCTTCCCATTCTTCCTTTGGACGGCTCTTTTGAAATCACCATTGGGTTTCTCATCAAACTTAGAAGCTATATTTCTAAAGTTTTCACTTTTAGGTTTAAAATTGTTTATGAACCTCTTAACAAATATCGTAAGGTCCTCTTCATTCAATGCTTCCTCATTGGAAGAGTAATCGACCTCTTCCTTAACGGTTTTTAGAGCAATGGACCACtccaaaaatttgattttttagtaACGGCCTGTTAGTGACATATCGTTAGCAACATGTGCGGCGGGTTAACAAATTCAAAGTCACTACTAggaatttagtaacgtgtcaatttctaaCATGTTACTAAAGGTATAGTAGCGTGTCACTTctgacacgtcaccatttggtgacatgtcagaaattgacacgttactaaagcaTGCCTTAGGTTTGGACTTTCTCAAATTAGCACACTCAGTTCGAATACTGATGATACTTGATGCCTTCCCATTCTTCCTTTGGGCGGCTCCTTTAAAATCACCATCGAGTTTCTCATTaaacttaaaagctatatttctaaagttttcatttttaggtttaaatttttttatgaatctcTTAACAAATATCGTAAGGTCCTCTTCATTCAATGCTTCCTCATTGGAGTTGTAATCGATCTCTTCCTTAACAGTTTTTAGAGCAATGGACTTGCTCTTCTTATGTTGAGGCAAAGTGTTCTTGTAGTTTTTGAAGAGAACCTACAAGCTCTTCAACTTTTATGGAATCAAGGTCCTTGCGTTCTTCCATATAGCAGCGACCTTAGGTCTAAACCATTTAGATAAAGACTTCATGATTTTTCTCACCATTTTAGCATAAGAAACTTTCTTACCCATATTAAGACTAAAATTACGAATGTCGTTGAGCTTGGCataaaattcatcaaatgtCTCATCCTCTTACATTCCaatcttttcaaatttgaaaattaacatATAAAGTTTGGAAGTTTTAACAGGTTTTGTTACTTCATGTGTAATTTCTAAAATATCCCATGCTTCCTTATCCCGACTCAACGATAGCCGAAGCGTCCATGGACTTAAGGAAATCAGACGGAGCTTTCAATAAAGATAATTGGATCCATCAAGGGCATAAAGTAATTTGGATTAATCTCttgtaataaaatatatttctaatatttaaattagtCTAACTATTTAATCACTTCATAAGTCGTCGCAGAGATAAATTGTGCTATCTTTCTTCTTGAATTTTCCTAAGCGCACTGCACGAATTGATCAAAGGGGAGTGCCGTCGCtgcaaataaaaataagagagaaagagcTACAGGGAGACATGGAGTAATACTtagaatcttttttttattatctttttatcctctcaaagttgatgtgatttctaaaattatcattagattaaaataaaaataaaaaatctatgggatatatatacacacgtaCACATATCTACATGTTGGTAATTGAATATAAATAATAGAATACAACCCTCCCAATCTTTGTTTCCAGTAATAGTCgaaaatatctttcaaaaaaaaaaaaatagtagtcgaaaaaatagaatttaagaaaggacacaaatttcctccaaattaatttgtaaaaaatttccttcaacatactctaataagtgacaagtgtcatttaacatctttagatttttcaaaaatcaatgtttggatTTCTAGactaataaaatgacaataaataactTGTTAaggatatttaaaaaaacatgtgagaaatgACATTTGCCACTTATTGAAGTTGGTTGTAGGAAATTTCccgtttgaaagaaatttatgtcattcCACTAAACCTATCATGGATTAACCATAGCATATCATTAAAAGACATGTCttcaattaaattatataagCATGTCCTTAATATTATATTCTACCTATCATCCGTCTTGGGAGGTTTATAATCCAATTTTGAGTAGATGTACGTACGATGATTTATTCCTTAAGCGTCCGATATAAAGTCAATGGCTCACCCAACATTTGAGGGATCATTGTGAAGTTAGTGGCATTTTGTGGCCATAGtctatgttatttttgtgaaaCAAATCAAGTGTCGTGCACAAAGTgacaaaatgttatttttgggGATCATGGGTGATATAAGCAAGCAAAGAtcctcttttaaaaataaaagtccaAATGTGATAGTAAATTATAGTGATTTACTTGGAAAATGATTGTGATTTATTAGGTGTTGGACATTATGTTTGATAATCTAAATGCAACAAATATATTGATGCCCATACTTGATTTTATAGGAAATATATCAATATTTctgaaaatattaatttcaaattctcatttttcgtaaatttatttctaatttttttttttcaaaaaagacaTCCCCTCCATTTgaataccaaaaataaataaaaaacaaaaaccaccTCAAAGATTTTCTAGACAATTAATACGTATGAGTGGGATCAGTTATCATGTCATTCTACTAATTTAAGaatccaaacattaatttttgagaaatctAAAAATATTGTTAAATGATACTTGTCACTTATTGTTATTAGAGtagattgaataaaattttctccaaaccagtttgaataaaatttttgtccttAGCGGAATAAGACAAATTTAATTACTAGGATATTATTTCTTGAATAgtataattttatgaaatttcattCTTAATATGGCCTCTATAAAGATCAAACAAGTTGTTGTTTGCCTCATTATGTTTTCAAAAGGATACAACTcgtcctttaatttattttcattttttcatcgAATCTTTATATCtctttttaattgtttagtcTCTATCATCAATCGGTAACGACCTTTTGACCAATACGAGGCAAACCAGTTTAAAATTGAAGAAGGTAGGGCTTTGaaatttcttatcaattttaatGCTTCAAAAACTTACTACACATGTTTGGTACCATATATAACATTCATATCTAGGCAAAGGTTTTCATCCTTAAGGGCAATATGGAGTATCCTGCCAAAATGGTTtcacttcatttctttttctttcttgcatGGTTTTTGTTAAGTCTTTCTGTTATGTCAATGTCGGTGAGGAGGTCCTCATATATTATTCACATGGATAACTCTGAAATGCCAAAGGCTTTTACCAATCATCACTATTGGTACGTATCCATGATTAATTCGCTTCAATTTGCAAGCCCTACCTTGTTGGTAAACCATCAATCCCTACCATCTCATCTATACACCtataataatgtttttcatGGTTTTAGCGCTATTTTAACTCTTGATGAACTTGAAGCTTTAAAAAAGTTTCCAGGGTTCATCTCCGCTTATATTGACACAACTCTCACACTTGAAACCACCCACACTCCtagctttctctctcttgatGTCTCTAACGGCCTATGGAATGTCTCAAACTATGGCACTGATATTATCATTGGCATTGTAGATAGTGGTGTGTGGCCAGAAAGCCCAAGCTTCAATGACAAGGGCATGTCTGCAGGAGTTCCGTCTAAATGGAACGGTTCATGTGTAGGAGGAGAAGATTTTAATTCCTCCATGTGTAATTCCAAGATTATAGGGGCTAGGTACTTCAATAAAGGTATGAAAGCAAATATAGATCCCAGCAAAATTCTTAGCAAAGACTCTGCTAGGGATGATATAGGGCATGGGACCCAAGTTGCCTCTATAGCTGCAGGTAGGACAAAGTCTATTAAACAGACGTCTGTGTTCTCAAAGAGTCCAATTCTCACgtacatttttattctacaattgATGTTGTCCACACTAACTTTGTCCTTACAGGTAACTATGTTGATGAAGTGTCTTACTTTGATTATGCTAAAGGAACAGCCGTTGGAGTTGCACCACATGCAAGGTTGGCAATTTACAAAGTCTCGTGGAATGAGGCATCTTATACATCTGATGCCATTGCCGGTATAGATCAAGCTGTCGCTGATGGCGTGGATGTGATAAACCTCTCCTTAGTCTATAGTGTACTAACGCCATTGTACGAAGATCTTTTTGCAAGAGCATCATTTTCAGCCATGGAGAAGGGCGTAGTGGTAGTAGCCGCTGCAGGAAATAATGGACCAGAACCGTATACTATATCCAATGGGAGTCCATGGGTTTTAACAGTCACTGCGGGCACCATTGATCGATGGTTTGCTGGATCATTGATTTTCGGAAATGGTGAAACTATTTCTGGATGGTCTTTGTTTCCAGGCGACACCGTACTACAGAACCTACCATTAGTGTACAAAAAGGCCACTCTATCATCATGTACTTCACTTGAACTATACGACGTTAAGGACAAGATTATAATGTGCGATACTGGGAATTTCTCTAATCAAATTGATTCTATAGCCAAATCCAATGCATTAGGAGCAATAATTGTCTCCGAGCATGCTAGATTACAAGAACGTCGAGACTTAAGA from Corylus avellana chromosome ca1, CavTom2PMs-1.0 encodes the following:
- the LOC132185611 gene encoding uncharacterized protein LOC132185611 isoform X2 is translated as MDRWCGVLKVPLCSDSSKYYRVAASLCLSRSSRTLAVPSANAVFFNGDRVEGTGNPVIERLSDLQKIAGILVQKFGGSINAWVIEASVFNGPFAVYEDFIPSVNQRGEPKSYSPLGFPASRSTVTLLSNCLKEVKKAISRKQEEQQPASASASRLSQPKTFILGFSKGGTVINQLVTELSFSDVRLTGNAPCTEEQSRSGQHSSFSEESKIIPNTEESLLNSITEIHYLDVGLNSSGAYLTDHEAIERISNRLIQRAEGIRFIVHGTPRQWCDSRRVWIRNEKDQLVHMLESQAQRSGGKLEVCEKFYFSDRPPGMQMHFEIIEKFDVS
- the LOC132185611 gene encoding uncharacterized protein LOC132185611 isoform X1, whose product is MDRWCGVLKVPLCSDSSKYYRVAASLCLSRSSRTLAVPSANAVFFNGDRVEGTGNPVIERLSDLQKIAGILVQKFGGSINAWVIEASVFNGPFAVYEDFIPSVNQRGEPKSYSPLGFPASRSTVTLLSNCLKEVKKAISRKQEEQQPASASASRLSQPKTFILGFSKGGTVINQLVTELSFSDVRLTGNAPCTEEQSRSGQHSSFSEESKIIPNTEESLLNSITEIHYLDVGLNSSGAYLTDHEAIERISNRLIQRAEGIRFIVHGTPRQWCDSRRVWIRNEKDQLVHMLESQAQRSGGKLEVLFLDTIVVLCSSSLIHPVTVLFLLLRLQSSSVAIVGVLIG
- the LOC132172536 gene encoding subtilisin-like protease SBT3, translated to MSVRRSSYIIHMDNSEMPKAFTNHHYCAILTLDELEALKKFPGFISAYIDTTLTLETTHTPSFLSLDVSNGLWNVSNYGTDIIIGIVDSGVWPESPSFNDKGMSAGVPSKWNGSCVGGEDFNSSMCNSKIIGARYFNKGMKANIDPSKILSKDSARDDIGHGTQVASIAAGNYVDEVSYFDYAKGTAVGVAPHARLAIYKVSWNEASYTSDAIAGIDQAVADGVDVINLSLVYSVLTPLYEDLFARASFSAMEKGVVVVAAAGNNGPEPYTISNGSPWVLTVTAGTIDRWFAGSLIFGNGETISGWSLFPGDTVLQNLPLVYKKATLSSCTSLELYDVKDKIIMCDTGNFSNQIDSIAKSNALGAIIVSEHARLQERRDLRRFPCPCVVISSKQAEVVISSMENAASLNVTMNFKQTFTKTKPAPTVAYYASRGPSLSFPDILKPDIMAPGSWVLAAWVPNIAVTHTGFKTNLYSNYIINSGTSLACPHVAGVVALLKVAHPNWSTAAISSAIITSANTLDNALAPIQDYDSRFASPFDMGAGHINPNRALDPGLVYDATPQDFVNLLCSKFSKEQVFNITKRNCSNPSLDLNCPSISFYSDHKKPFVLKFQRTVANVGEGAETYKAIMDSPLGTTVEFSPMILVFKEKYEQRSFNVTITYKGNLKDRQFSFGQLVWVNNNSKYTVRSPIVVHPRVEGLF